A genome region from Streptomyces xanthophaeus includes the following:
- a CDS encoding DUF4360 domain-containing protein, whose protein sequence is MTATLVALTPAAGASPAAPAAPTDQVTVDVASVNGSGCRPGSAAVAVSPDNSAFTVTYSEYLAQAGGGVSAVEGRKNCLLSLDVHVPQGYTYAVAKVDYRGFGSLAPGAVGTQKASYYFQGMSQTAYRTHKFNGELVDNWQATDTTGIEALVFAPCGEQRNFNINTELRAEVGTSDPAHTSFMALDSTDGSINSVYHFSWKQCPVRR, encoded by the coding sequence CGCCTCGCCCGCGGCGCCCGCGGCCCCCACCGACCAGGTCACCGTCGACGTCGCCTCCGTGAACGGATCGGGCTGCCGTCCAGGCAGTGCCGCCGTCGCCGTGTCGCCGGACAACTCGGCCTTCACCGTCACCTACAGCGAATACCTGGCCCAGGCCGGTGGCGGAGTCTCCGCCGTCGAGGGCCGCAAGAACTGTCTCCTCTCCCTCGACGTCCACGTCCCCCAGGGGTACACCTACGCCGTCGCCAAGGTCGACTACCGCGGCTTCGGCAGCCTCGCGCCGGGCGCGGTCGGCACGCAGAAGGCCAGCTACTACTTCCAGGGCATGAGCCAGACCGCGTACCGGACCCACAAGTTCAACGGCGAGCTCGTCGACAACTGGCAGGCGACCGACACCACGGGCATCGAGGCCCTGGTCTTCGCGCCCTGCGGTGAGCAGCGCAACTTCAACATCAACACCGAGCTGCGCGCCGAGGTGGGTACCTCGGACCCGGCGCACACCAGCTTCATGGCGCTCGACTCGACGGACGGCAGCATCAACAGCGTCTACCACTTCTCCTGGAAGCAGTGCCCGGTCCGGCGCTGA